In a genomic window of Primulina huaijiensis isolate GDHJ02 chromosome 10, ASM1229523v2, whole genome shotgun sequence:
- the LOC140986874 gene encoding uncharacterized protein — protein MFICGKSKDDYITGAATAPKEDDSTFKAWKANNNMVMSWLVNSMTPEIGENFLLYATAAEIWEAAKVTFSSSENTSEVFETESLLYELRQGDLSVTQYFSSLTRHWQKIDLIDTQKWTCPEDGKLYRQIVETKRVFKFLSGLNKELDEARGRVISIKPLPSLREVFSVIRHEESRRKIMMCDSTTPVSDASALAASVETQNQIHATKVSNDRRNHKTRPYCEHCRRPGHTRETCWKIHGKPHNWKSSRSIEQESRGNAASTTLFSKDQLELLQSLINQSHQIQAPLASSSSTTGGANVAQRGLGLGEDDWQC, from the exons ATGTTCATTTGTGGTAAAAGCAAGGATGATTATATCACAGGTGCAGCTACAGCTCCGAAAGAAGATGATTCCACATTCAAAGCGTGGAAAGCCAACAATAATATGGTCATGTCATGGCTTGTCAACTCCATGACTCCTGAAATTGGTGAGAATTTTCTACTATATGCCACTGCTGCCGAGATTTGGGAAGCAGCCAAGGTAACCTTCTCCAGTTCTGAAAACACTTCCGAAGTGTTTGAGACTGAGAGCCTCCTCTATGAGCTAAGGCAAGGTGATCTTTCTGTCACTCAATATTTTAGCTCACTCACGAGACATTGGCAGAAAATAGATCTCATCGACACTCAAAAGTGGACTTGTCCTGAAGATGGTAAACTCTATAGACAAATCGTTGAAACCAAGCGTGTTTTTAAGTTCTTGTCTGGACTCAACAAAGAACTGGATGAGGCCCGTGGGCGTGTCATAAGCATCAAGCCATTACCCTCACTCAGAGAGGTATTCTCTGTTATTCGACATGAAGAGAGTCGAAGGAAAATTATGATGTGTGATTCCACAACTCCTGTCTCAGATGCTTCTGCTTTGGCAGCCTCTGTTGAAACACAGAATCAGATACATGCTACCAAGGTTTCTAATGACAGAAGGAACCACAAAACACGTCCTTATTGTGAGCATTGCCGTCGTCCAGGACACACAAGAGAAACATGCTGGAAGATTCATGGCAAGCCTCATAACTGGAAGTCATCTCGATCCATTGAACAAGAGTCCCGAGGAAATGCAGCCTCAACCACACTCTTTAGCAAGGATCAGTTAGAACTTCTCCAGAGTTTAATCAACCAGTCACATCAAATTCAAGCTCCACTGGCTTCATCTTCTTCAACTACTGGAGGTGCTaatgttgctcaaagag GACTTGGACTCGGGGAAGATGATTGGCAGTGCTGA
- the LOC140985633 gene encoding uncharacterized protein, with product MDSGNSDSSSCGEEQEFDSRAAAAYSLSSFVNHPVPPQPLPFDPFSNFLQLQNSSPLNPNVFWSRNSDLSFENPCPNNSIINFPFTAPPQPPTVVGSGGNNLTDAPPAIAAENGTQNRNPAARNMKKRSRASRRAPTTVLTTDTSNFRAMVQEFTGIPAPPFTSSSPFQRSRLDLYGASSSMRLKAHDAAHPPHLHRPFAQEVQRPPPPQPFLTSTASISSSSSTNSAASTSTPPMNYRPLSTQNSNLFNLISNHNLNSFLPIDHKFPFSSSVNLPSKVQGSFEIPTNHDPHSNVRTAGFDEFPFRRGNVSAAIGNLPNLVSSDQIQPRTDHNNDADETRTLNGIHNFSRNIRNQKMNYFQNSSTDFHGDKGQENIGTRSSEGTMESWICSSELK from the coding sequence ATGGATTCTGGCAATAGTGACTCGTCGAGCTGTGGTGAGGAACAGGAGTTTGATTCACGCGCCGCTGCCGCCTACTCCTTATCTTCTTTTGTGAATCACCCAGTACCTCCCCAGCCGCTACCATTCGATCCATTTTCTAACTTTTTACAACTCCAAAATTCATCTCCGTTAAATCCTAATGTTTTCTGGTCAAGAAACAGTGATCTTAGTTTTGAAAATCCTTGCCCTAACAATAGCATCATCAACTTCCCCTTCACGGCTCCTCCCCAGCCACCCACGGTGGTTGGATCCGGCGGCAACAATCTCACCGATGCACCGCCAGCAATTGCCGCAGAGAACGGGACTCAAAACCGGAACCCAGCGGCGCGTAACATGAAGAAAAGATCTAGAGCTTCGAGACGCGCGCCTACAACTGTTCTTACTACGGATACATCAAATTTCAGGGCAATGGTACAAGAATTCACCGGCATCCCCGCGCCGCCTTTCACCTCATCTTCACCATTCCAAAGAAGCAGGCTTGATCTTTACGGTGCATCCTCAAGCATGAGATTAAAAGCCCACGACGCCGCTCATCCACCGCATCTCCACCGACCATTTGCACAAGAAGTTCAACGGCCGCCTCCTCCGCAGCCATTTCTTACCTCTACTGCTTCCATTTCATCTTCAAGTAGTACCAACAGTGCAGCTTCGACTTCAACTCCTCCGATGAACTACCGACCACTTTCGACtcaaaattcaaatcttttcaACTTGATTTCGAATCACAATCTCAATTCATTCCTTCCAATAGATCACAAATTCCCATTCTCAAGTTCTGTTAATCTCCCGTCAAAAGTTCAGGGTTCTTTCGAAATCCCAACAAATCATGACCCGCATTCAAATGTCAGAACGGCAGGGTTTGATGAATTTCCTTTCCGCCGCGGGAACGTTTCTGCAGCCATTGGTAACCTCCCAAACCTCGTTTCCTCCGATCAAATCCAACCCAGAACCGATCATAATAATGACGCAGATGAAACAAGAACTTTGAATGGAATCCACAATTTCTCGAGGAATATAAGAAATCAGAAGatgaattattttcaaaattcctcaaCGGATTTTCATGGCGACAAGGGGCAGGAAAACATTGGCACGAGGAGTTCAGAAGGTACGATGGAATCATGGATTTGTTCTTCCGAGTTGAAATGA